From the genome of Phalacrocorax aristotelis chromosome 15, bGulAri2.1, whole genome shotgun sequence, one region includes:
- the ANKLE2 gene encoding ankyrin repeat and LEM domain-containing protein 2 isoform X1 has product MERWVGAAGDWGSVWGVAWGGWPGWELLVACAVIGAVGWLLRLLERRPGRRGAPAAAISSPAALSSPPPLSAGSRRCSGGSRPVEITMDAILSRLKQLTPDELREEIVRAGLKCGPITSTTRFIFEKKLAQALLEQQGALEEEGSALSEEAAGNVPSHGRRAEAQKALKTMAVNHNGHGGVPEEADFGYCVGLNPPEEDAVMHMNCSAPVCGAGCVDSQISTQTPSRDPPLFYGVCPVYDDILARNERIHVYEDKKEALQAVKMIKGSRFKAFTNREDAEKFAKGICDYFPSPSKSSLCLSPVKMGSFNRDGLCSPETETANKERANSYKSPRTQDLTAKLRKAVEKGDTATFSELIWSNPRYLIGSGDNPTVVQEGCRYNVMHVAAKENQPGICQLLLDTLENPEFMRLMYPDDDDIMLKNRIQYIVDLYLNTPDKMGFDTPLHFACKFGNLDVVKVLTSHPAIVKKPRNKYDQTPEEVVCERSKNKSAELKEKLREYLKGQYYVPLLRAEDNSSAPVIGAPWSPDQTDDGPHRTLSKYTGSPKDPVLSIRAFAGPMSPSKAEEFRKLWKTPPRERAGFFHNVRKSDLERGVERVGRELAHELGFPWVEYWEFLGCFVDLSSQEGLRKLEEYLSHREMSEKAQQETGENETCNRYKTPHPSGRSKKCCNSISVGAFLDEDDDDMSLEEIKNRQNAARNISQPAASKEPSIDAIGDAECDILSMGRAGNIIETSDRPRHYEKAVSSSKNGFCNPVSGERIKSDRKHLHDGEERLVSPVSNLLSEFESLSFQEQEVAGESNKITKKTENERILAEGARPVRIPKDHLDKTCYAVSLASSEPSLTGKPGETKLGTEHQAPSEKERMSVESGIQTKEAQHHQERSSPKFLLKASPTNDSSKKLFLLGEQPSKLDSDVLAAIEGVDIDPQKYPIIYKWKHAVQSYSSSDRQSWPSPALKARSKSQTIAAGLPNASTYSNSGRNSPVTGSPGKHGAATSFSPEPGSPGRYSPACVNQAVLKLRYFSEPPAH; this is encoded by the exons atGGAGCGGTGGGTCGGGGCCGCCGGGGACTGGGGCTCCGTGTGGGGAGTCGCCTGGGGCGGCTGGCCGGGCTGGGAGCTCTTGGTCGCCTGCGCGGTCATCGGCGCCGTGGGCTGGCTGCTCCGGTTGCTGGAGAGGAGGCCGGGCCGCCGCGGGGCGCCGGCGGCGGCCATCTCCTCCCCGGcagccctctcctccccgccgccgctctcCGCGGGGAGCCGGCGCTGCAGCGGCGGGAGCCGCCCAG TTGAAATAACAATGGATGCAATATTATCCCGATTGAAGCAGCTCACCCCTGATGAGCTTAGAGAAGAAATTGTGAGAGCAGGACTGAAATGTGGGCCCATTACCTCGACTACTaggtttatttttgaaaaaaaattggctCAGGCGTTGTTGGAGCAGCAAGGAGCGTTGGAGGAAGAAGGATCTGCTCTGTCAGAGGAGGCTGCTGGAAACGTCCCATCTCATGGCAGGCGGGCAGAAGCACAAAAGGCTTTGAAAACGATGGCAGTGAATCACAACGGCCACGGAGGTGTTCCTGAAGAGGCGGACTTTGGATACTGCGTAGGTCTGAACCCTCCAGAAGAAGATGCTGTGATGCACATGAACTGCTCAGCTCCAGTCTGTGGTGCAGGATGTGTTGATTCACAAATCAGCACTCAGACGCCGTCCAGAGATCCTCCACTATTCTATGGTGTTTGTCCAGTTTATGATGACATATTGGCAAGGAATg AGAGAATACATGTTTATGAAGATAAAAAGGAAGCTCTCCAAGCTGTTAAGATGATTAAGGGTTCCCGTTTCAAAGCTTTTACAAACAGAGAGGACGCTGAGAAATTTGCTAAAGGAATCTGTGATTATTTCCCATCTCCAAGCAAGTCCTCTTTATGTTTGTCTCCAGTGAAAATGGGATCATTTAACAGAG ATGGCTTATGCTCCCCTGAGACTGAAACTGCTAATAAGGAGAGAGCCAACAGTTACAAAAGTCCACGTACTCAAGATCTTACTGCTAAACTTCGGAAAGCTGTCGAGAAAGGAGATACAGCAACATTTTCAGAACTTATTTGGAGTAACCCTCGCTATCTGATTGGGTCGGGAGATAATCCGACAGTGgtacag gAAGGGTGTAGGTACAATGTCATGCATGTTGCTGCCAAGGAGAATCAGCCTGGAATCTGCCAGTTATTACTGGACACTTTGGAAAATCCGGAATTTATGCGGCTTATGTATCCAGATGATGATGATATAATGTTGAAGAATCGCATCCAATATATTGTTGACCTATACCTTAATACACCAGATAAAATG GGCTTTGATACTCCGCTGCATTTTGCCTGCAAGTTTGGGAATTTGGACGTTGTTAAAGTGCTCACCTCACACCCAGCTATtgtaaaaaaaccaagaaacaaaTACGATCAAACTCCAGAAGAG GTAGTTTGTGAAAGAAGCAAGAATAAATCTGCagaattgaaagaaaaactaagaGAGTACTTGAAAG gtCAATACTATGTCCCGCTCTTGAGAGCAGAAGACAATTCCTCAGCTCCTGTCATTGGTGCACCGTGGTCGCCTGATCAGACAGATGATGGTCCCCACAGAACTTTATCTAAATACACTGGCAGCCCCAAAGATCCAGTATTGTCCATAAGAGCTTTCGCAGGCCCCATGAGCCCCTCAAAG gccGAAGAATTTCGCAAGCTTTGGAAGACTCCACCTCGAGAGAGAGCTGGCTTCTTTCACAATGTCAGGAAATCTGATCTGGAGAGAGGTGTTGAAAGAGTTGGAAG gGAGTTAGCTCATGAACTGGGGTTCCCGTGGGTTGAATACTGGGAATTTCTGGGCTGTTTTGTTGATCTGTCTTCCCAGGAGGGGCTGCGAAAATTAGAAGAGTACCTGAGTCATCGGGAAATGAGCGAAAAGGCTCAGCAAGAAACAGGGGAAAATGAAACCTGCAATAGATATAAAACTCCACATCCTTCTG GCAGGAGTAAAAAGTGCTGCAATTCCATTTCTGTTGGAGCATTTTTGGATGAGGATGATGATGACATGAGcttagaagaaattaaaaacagacagaACGCAGCACGGAATATCAGCCAGCCCGCTGCGTCCAAGGAGCCTAGTATCGATGCTATTGGCGACGCCGAGTGTGATATCTTGTCAATGGGGCGTGCAGGAAACATCATAGAAACGTCGGATCGCCCCAGGCACTACGAAAAGGCGGTTTCTTCCAGCAAAAATGGGTTTTGCAATCCAGTGTCCGGTGAAAGGATAAAGAGTGACAGAAAGCATTTGCATGATGGAGAAGAACGCCTCGTATCGCCTGTTTCCAATTTGCTGTCAGAATTTGAAAGCCTGTCATTCCAAGAACAAGAGGTTGCAGGAGAATCAAATAAAATCACTAAAAAAACCGAGAATGAGCGAATTCTGGCTGAAGGAGCAAGACCAGTGAGAATACCCAAGGACCATCTGGATAAGACCTGCTATGCCGTTTCACTGGCAAGTTCTGAGCCCAGTCTTACAGGTAAACCTGGAGAGACCAAGTTAGGGACAGAACACCAAGCACCATCAGAGAAGGAGAGGATGTCCGTGGAATCTGGAATTCAGACTAAGGAGGCACAACATCATCAAGAACGTTCTTCCCCGAAATTTCTTTTGAAGGCTTCGCCCACAAATGACAGTTCTAAGAAGTTATTCCTGCTTGG GGAGCAGCCCTCGAAGCTGGACAGTGATGTCTTAGCAGCTATAGAAGGAGTGGATATTGATCCACAGAAATACCCCATCATTTACAAATGGAAACATGCGGTGCAGTCGTACTCTTCATCTGACAGGCAAAG ttggCCAAGTCCGGCACTGAAGGCAAGATCCAAGTCCCAAACCATCGCTGCTGGCCTTCCAAATGCTTCCACGTATTCTAATTCAGGAAGAAATAGTCCCGTAACAGGGAGTCCAGGGAAGCACGGCGCTGCCACCTCCTTCTCTCCAGAGCCCGGGAGCCCTGGGCGCTACAGTCCAGCCTGTGTCAACCAAGCTGTGTTAAAACTGCGTTATTTTTCGGAGCCTCCTGCCCACTAA
- the ANKLE2 gene encoding ankyrin repeat and LEM domain-containing protein 2 isoform X2: protein MDAILSRLKQLTPDELREEIVRAGLKCGPITSTTRFIFEKKLAQALLEQQGALEEEGSALSEEAAGNVPSHGRRAEAQKALKTMAVNHNGHGGVPEEADFGYCVGLNPPEEDAVMHMNCSAPVCGAGCVDSQISTQTPSRDPPLFYGVCPVYDDILARNERIHVYEDKKEALQAVKMIKGSRFKAFTNREDAEKFAKGICDYFPSPSKSSLCLSPVKMGSFNRDGLCSPETETANKERANSYKSPRTQDLTAKLRKAVEKGDTATFSELIWSNPRYLIGSGDNPTVVQEGCRYNVMHVAAKENQPGICQLLLDTLENPEFMRLMYPDDDDIMLKNRIQYIVDLYLNTPDKMGFDTPLHFACKFGNLDVVKVLTSHPAIVKKPRNKYDQTPEEVVCERSKNKSAELKEKLREYLKGQYYVPLLRAEDNSSAPVIGAPWSPDQTDDGPHRTLSKYTGSPKDPVLSIRAFAGPMSPSKAEEFRKLWKTPPRERAGFFHNVRKSDLERGVERVGRELAHELGFPWVEYWEFLGCFVDLSSQEGLRKLEEYLSHREMSEKAQQETGENETCNRYKTPHPSGRSKKCCNSISVGAFLDEDDDDMSLEEIKNRQNAARNISQPAASKEPSIDAIGDAECDILSMGRAGNIIETSDRPRHYEKAVSSSKNGFCNPVSGERIKSDRKHLHDGEERLVSPVSNLLSEFESLSFQEQEVAGESNKITKKTENERILAEGARPVRIPKDHLDKTCYAVSLASSEPSLTGKPGETKLGTEHQAPSEKERMSVESGIQTKEAQHHQERSSPKFLLKASPTNDSSKKLFLLGEQPSKLDSDVLAAIEGVDIDPQKYPIIYKWKHAVQSYSSSDRQSWPSPALKARSKSQTIAAGLPNASTYSNSGRNSPVTGSPGKHGAATSFSPEPGSPGRYSPACVNQAVLKLRYFSEPPAH, encoded by the exons ATGGATGCAATATTATCCCGATTGAAGCAGCTCACCCCTGATGAGCTTAGAGAAGAAATTGTGAGAGCAGGACTGAAATGTGGGCCCATTACCTCGACTACTaggtttatttttgaaaaaaaattggctCAGGCGTTGTTGGAGCAGCAAGGAGCGTTGGAGGAAGAAGGATCTGCTCTGTCAGAGGAGGCTGCTGGAAACGTCCCATCTCATGGCAGGCGGGCAGAAGCACAAAAGGCTTTGAAAACGATGGCAGTGAATCACAACGGCCACGGAGGTGTTCCTGAAGAGGCGGACTTTGGATACTGCGTAGGTCTGAACCCTCCAGAAGAAGATGCTGTGATGCACATGAACTGCTCAGCTCCAGTCTGTGGTGCAGGATGTGTTGATTCACAAATCAGCACTCAGACGCCGTCCAGAGATCCTCCACTATTCTATGGTGTTTGTCCAGTTTATGATGACATATTGGCAAGGAATg AGAGAATACATGTTTATGAAGATAAAAAGGAAGCTCTCCAAGCTGTTAAGATGATTAAGGGTTCCCGTTTCAAAGCTTTTACAAACAGAGAGGACGCTGAGAAATTTGCTAAAGGAATCTGTGATTATTTCCCATCTCCAAGCAAGTCCTCTTTATGTTTGTCTCCAGTGAAAATGGGATCATTTAACAGAG ATGGCTTATGCTCCCCTGAGACTGAAACTGCTAATAAGGAGAGAGCCAACAGTTACAAAAGTCCACGTACTCAAGATCTTACTGCTAAACTTCGGAAAGCTGTCGAGAAAGGAGATACAGCAACATTTTCAGAACTTATTTGGAGTAACCCTCGCTATCTGATTGGGTCGGGAGATAATCCGACAGTGgtacag gAAGGGTGTAGGTACAATGTCATGCATGTTGCTGCCAAGGAGAATCAGCCTGGAATCTGCCAGTTATTACTGGACACTTTGGAAAATCCGGAATTTATGCGGCTTATGTATCCAGATGATGATGATATAATGTTGAAGAATCGCATCCAATATATTGTTGACCTATACCTTAATACACCAGATAAAATG GGCTTTGATACTCCGCTGCATTTTGCCTGCAAGTTTGGGAATTTGGACGTTGTTAAAGTGCTCACCTCACACCCAGCTATtgtaaaaaaaccaagaaacaaaTACGATCAAACTCCAGAAGAG GTAGTTTGTGAAAGAAGCAAGAATAAATCTGCagaattgaaagaaaaactaagaGAGTACTTGAAAG gtCAATACTATGTCCCGCTCTTGAGAGCAGAAGACAATTCCTCAGCTCCTGTCATTGGTGCACCGTGGTCGCCTGATCAGACAGATGATGGTCCCCACAGAACTTTATCTAAATACACTGGCAGCCCCAAAGATCCAGTATTGTCCATAAGAGCTTTCGCAGGCCCCATGAGCCCCTCAAAG gccGAAGAATTTCGCAAGCTTTGGAAGACTCCACCTCGAGAGAGAGCTGGCTTCTTTCACAATGTCAGGAAATCTGATCTGGAGAGAGGTGTTGAAAGAGTTGGAAG gGAGTTAGCTCATGAACTGGGGTTCCCGTGGGTTGAATACTGGGAATTTCTGGGCTGTTTTGTTGATCTGTCTTCCCAGGAGGGGCTGCGAAAATTAGAAGAGTACCTGAGTCATCGGGAAATGAGCGAAAAGGCTCAGCAAGAAACAGGGGAAAATGAAACCTGCAATAGATATAAAACTCCACATCCTTCTG GCAGGAGTAAAAAGTGCTGCAATTCCATTTCTGTTGGAGCATTTTTGGATGAGGATGATGATGACATGAGcttagaagaaattaaaaacagacagaACGCAGCACGGAATATCAGCCAGCCCGCTGCGTCCAAGGAGCCTAGTATCGATGCTATTGGCGACGCCGAGTGTGATATCTTGTCAATGGGGCGTGCAGGAAACATCATAGAAACGTCGGATCGCCCCAGGCACTACGAAAAGGCGGTTTCTTCCAGCAAAAATGGGTTTTGCAATCCAGTGTCCGGTGAAAGGATAAAGAGTGACAGAAAGCATTTGCATGATGGAGAAGAACGCCTCGTATCGCCTGTTTCCAATTTGCTGTCAGAATTTGAAAGCCTGTCATTCCAAGAACAAGAGGTTGCAGGAGAATCAAATAAAATCACTAAAAAAACCGAGAATGAGCGAATTCTGGCTGAAGGAGCAAGACCAGTGAGAATACCCAAGGACCATCTGGATAAGACCTGCTATGCCGTTTCACTGGCAAGTTCTGAGCCCAGTCTTACAGGTAAACCTGGAGAGACCAAGTTAGGGACAGAACACCAAGCACCATCAGAGAAGGAGAGGATGTCCGTGGAATCTGGAATTCAGACTAAGGAGGCACAACATCATCAAGAACGTTCTTCCCCGAAATTTCTTTTGAAGGCTTCGCCCACAAATGACAGTTCTAAGAAGTTATTCCTGCTTGG GGAGCAGCCCTCGAAGCTGGACAGTGATGTCTTAGCAGCTATAGAAGGAGTGGATATTGATCCACAGAAATACCCCATCATTTACAAATGGAAACATGCGGTGCAGTCGTACTCTTCATCTGACAGGCAAAG ttggCCAAGTCCGGCACTGAAGGCAAGATCCAAGTCCCAAACCATCGCTGCTGGCCTTCCAAATGCTTCCACGTATTCTAATTCAGGAAGAAATAGTCCCGTAACAGGGAGTCCAGGGAAGCACGGCGCTGCCACCTCCTTCTCTCCAGAGCCCGGGAGCCCTGGGCGCTACAGTCCAGCCTGTGTCAACCAAGCTGTGTTAAAACTGCGTTATTTTTCGGAGCCTCCTGCCCACTAA